In Thiospirochaeta perfilievii, a single window of DNA contains:
- a CDS encoding potassium channel family protein produces the protein MKQIVVIGLSSFGSRVVDELQLMSAEIIIIDKDRELIEKYKDVVHAAYIVDVSDENVIKKLIPKSVDAVILDLKSNLEVTILVTNYLQKMSVENIIVKAVSEKHGEILKMVGATQIIYPDLEAARRVTPLLVSDSLYNFVPISSGLVMAEIFVPSKLVGKTLIETNLRYKEGVNIVAIKKDESSEYSFFVPDYKLGEKDILLAVGEEINIKKFTDAGYVKRDRNMPGVLQRIFGTK, from the coding sequence ATGAAGCAGATTGTTGTAATAGGATTAAGTTCCTTTGGAAGTAGGGTTGTAGACGAACTGCAACTTATGAGTGCTGAGATAATAATAATTGATAAGGATAGAGAGCTTATTGAAAAGTATAAAGATGTAGTACATGCAGCCTATATTGTAGATGTAAGTGATGAGAATGTAATTAAGAAACTTATTCCTAAAAGTGTAGATGCTGTTATCTTGGATCTTAAATCTAATTTAGAGGTTACAATTCTTGTTACAAACTACCTTCAGAAGATGTCTGTAGAGAATATTATTGTAAAAGCCGTCTCAGAGAAACATGGGGAGATTTTAAAAATGGTTGGTGCTACTCAGATCATCTATCCAGATCTCGAAGCAGCAAGAAGAGTTACCCCTCTGCTTGTATCAGATAGTCTTTATAACTTTGTTCCTATTAGTAGTGGGTTAGTAATGGCTGAAATATTTGTACCTTCAAAATTAGTAGGGAAAACTCTTATAGAGACTAATCTTAGATATAAGGAAGGGGTTAATATTGTTGCTATTAAAAAAGATGAAAGTAGTGAATATAGCTTTTTTGTTCCTGATTATAAACTTGGAGAGAAGGATATTTTATTAGCAGTTGGAGAAGAGATAAATATTAAAAAATTTACAGATGCGGGTTATGTTAAAAGAGATAGAAATATGCCTGGAGTTCTACAGAGAATCTTTGGTACAAAATAG
- a CDS encoding trans-sulfuration enzyme family protein: protein MDRNRYKIDTILAHLSENGGIKDPFGSSHMPIYQTATFDLKKQGDNPYDYTRSGNPTRESLENLLSKVCSGVGAVLTHTGLGSIALLFESFLRVNDHILVDKDTYGGTFRLLKYYRDRMNITLHFVDFLDLEKVENKLKSNPISIVLIESPTNPGLKILDLQQVGLLTKKYKTIFAVDNSLATFVSQRPLELGADISLFSTTKYVSGHGAVIGGAIVSNNKNLLKEIKYTANAQGRSQNPMDVHTISLGIPTLPIRLKAHQDSALKLATWLENHPRVKRVVYPGLKSHPQYETAKKQMSYFNGVLTVDFESEELALRVVEETILFSEKCSFGTADSRIESPGKISHASFTSDELREIGINPETLRISVGLEDIDDLIDDLKGIIGE from the coding sequence ATGGATAGAAACAGATATAAAATAGATACAATTTTAGCCCATTTATCAGAAAATGGTGGGATTAAGGATCCATTTGGATCAAGCCATATGCCAATATATCAAACTGCTACTTTTGACCTTAAAAAGCAGGGGGATAATCCCTATGACTATACAAGAAGTGGTAACCCAACTAGAGAGTCCTTAGAGAACCTACTCTCCAAGGTCTGTAGTGGAGTTGGGGCCGTTTTAACCCATACAGGCTTAGGATCTATTGCCCTCTTATTTGAATCATTTTTAAGAGTTAATGACCATATCCTTGTGGATAAGGATACCTATGGTGGTACATTTCGTCTTCTTAAATACTATAGGGATAGAATGAATATAACCCTTCATTTTGTAGACTTTTTAGACTTAGAGAAAGTTGAAAACAAGCTTAAGTCTAATCCTATAAGTATTGTATTAATTGAATCCCCTACAAATCCTGGATTAAAAATTTTAGATTTACAACAAGTAGGACTGCTTACTAAAAAATATAAAACCATCTTTGCTGTGGATAATAGTCTTGCTACCTTTGTTAGCCAGAGACCCCTTGAGCTAGGGGCTGATATCTCACTATTCTCTACAACTAAATATGTGTCTGGACATGGGGCTGTAATTGGTGGAGCTATTGTTTCTAATAATAAAAACCTACTTAAAGAGATTAAATATACAGCTAACGCCCAGGGAAGAAGTCAAAATCCTATGGATGTTCATACAATCTCTTTAGGTATTCCAACCCTACCTATAAGATTAAAAGCTCACCAGGATAGTGCTCTTAAACTGGCTACTTGGTTGGAGAATCACCCTAGAGTTAAAAGGGTAGTCTATCCTGGATTAAAATCCCACCCCCAATATGAAACTGCAAAAAAGCAGATGAGCTATTTTAACGGTGTTTTAACTGTAGATTTTGAGAGTGAAGAGTTAGCTTTAAGAGTTGTTGAGGAGACTATTTTATTTAGTGAAAAGTGTTCCTTTGGAACAGCTGATAGTCGAATAGAGAGTCCAGGAAAGATAAGTCATGCATCATTTACCAGTGATGAGCTTAGGGAGATAGGTATAAACCCTGAAACCCTTCGTATCTCTGTAGGTTTAGAAGATATAGATGATCTAATAGATGATTTAAAAGGAATAATTGGTGAATAA
- a CDS encoding PLP-dependent transferase, which produces MNKSYYTHIPLGDSIPLNNPHAFSVSMPTIQDVIDYEEGTQVSKEKIKTAYPRILIHPYIKKVCSLLEDKLSLCNGFSLLLPSKEAAIEVSEISGVVPSYYNYKKYTLCFFNNSLDVERYFSFMKHCGYMIYSREAEDLLIDLGEDCTLFFEQSSKNGSESTIKEVLKEGYDSREIVLSSSGMNSIYTGFKQVKEFFKESSRGLFIVYGWAYADTLAIFKKCCDEYVIIPDVTNTEELEFLLEKRGDEVVGLYLESVSNPLISVPDIPKVYELSEKYNFLVMVDNTFATPWSVDISSYCDIIFESLTKFASGYGDVMAGATIIPKKSRVSPKVIRDIKNKSIPLYLRDLNRLSLNIKGYKKRVLKVLHNSKIVEDKLLNSPKIKSVYSVNSEKNKTNWDKISRGIGGCGVISFIYNKDFENQYNMANIPKGPSLGCEFPILMPYTLLAHYTECQSSSGLKYLSSLGLDRTLLRLSVGTDSPSLTLNQILKLK; this is translated from the coding sequence GTGAATAAAAGTTATTATACCCATATACCTTTAGGGGATAGTATCCCCTTAAATAACCCCCATGCATTCTCAGTTAGTATGCCAACTATCCAGGATGTAATAGATTATGAAGAGGGGACACAGGTTAGTAAAGAGAAAATAAAAACAGCATATCCTAGGATTCTTATACATCCATATATTAAAAAAGTTTGTAGTTTATTAGAGGATAAATTAAGTTTATGCAACGGATTTTCTCTTCTTCTACCATCTAAAGAGGCTGCTATAGAGGTTTCTGAAATATCAGGGGTAGTTCCTTCCTATTATAACTATAAAAAGTATACTCTATGTTTTTTTAATAATTCTCTTGATGTAGAGAGATACTTTAGTTTTATGAAGCATTGTGGATATATGATCTACTCTAGGGAGGCTGAAGATCTGCTTATAGATTTAGGTGAAGATTGTACACTATTTTTTGAACAGAGTAGTAAAAATGGTTCAGAATCTACAATTAAAGAAGTATTAAAAGAGGGGTATGATTCTAGGGAGATAGTTCTATCTAGTAGTGGTATGAACTCTATCTACACTGGATTCAAACAGGTAAAAGAGTTCTTTAAAGAGTCCAGTAGAGGGCTTTTTATAGTTTATGGTTGGGCCTATGCTGATACATTAGCAATATTTAAAAAGTGTTGCGATGAGTATGTCATAATCCCTGATGTGACAAATACAGAGGAACTAGAGTTCTTATTAGAGAAGAGGGGAGATGAGGTTGTTGGTCTATATTTAGAGAGTGTATCAAACCCATTAATCTCAGTTCCTGATATACCTAAAGTTTATGAGTTATCAGAAAAGTATAACTTCTTAGTTATGGTGGATAATACATTTGCAACACCTTGGAGTGTTGATATTTCTAGCTATTGCGATATTATTTTTGAAAGTTTAACAAAGTTTGCTTCTGGATATGGTGATGTAATGGCTGGAGCTACAATAATTCCTAAAAAATCAAGAGTATCCCCTAAAGTTATCAGAGATATAAAGAATAAGAGTATTCCCCTCTATTTAAGAGATTTAAATAGGTTATCCCTAAATATAAAGGGGTATAAAAAGAGAGTATTAAAAGTATTACATAATAGTAAAATAGTTGAGGATAAGTTATTAAATAGTCCAAAAATTAAGTCTGTTTACTCTGTGAATAGCGAAAAGAATAAGACTAACTGGGATAAGATATCAAGGGGTATTGGTGGTTGTGGTGTTATATCATTTATCTATAATAAAGATTTTGAGAATCAATATAATATGGCAAATATTCCTAAAGGTCCTAGCTTAGGTTGTGAGTTTCCAATACTTATGCCATATACTCTTTTAGCCCACTATACAGAGTGTCAAAGTAGTAGTGGTCTTAAATACCTAAGCTCCCTAGGTTTAGATAGAACTCTTCTTAGACTATCTGTAGGAACAGACTCACCTTCTTTAACATTAAATCAGATCTTAAAGCTTAAATAA
- the nifJ gene encoding pyruvate:ferredoxin (flavodoxin) oxidoreductase, translated as MSGKKMVVMDGNQAAAHIAYAFSEVAAIYPITPSSPMGEYSDAWSALGRKNIFGDSVEIMEMQSEAGAAGAVHGSLSAGALTSTFTASQGLLLMIPNMYKIAGEMIPTVFHVSARSLAAQSLSIFGDHADVMGARQTGFAMTAASSIQETMDLALVAHLATLESEVPFLSFFDGFRTSHEFQTVEEISYDDIKKLVNPDYIERFKKRGMRPEHPVVKVAAQNQDVYFQGRETTNKHYEAIPGIVQKYMDQVGELTGRKYNLFDYVGAKDAEKIIIIMGSGCDTADLAVQYLVNRGEKVGVLKVRLFKPFSVKAFIDAIPTSVTKIAVLDRTKECGSLGEPLYQDVVTAFASNGGKMPTIIGGRYGLSSKEFTPSDVKAVFDHLDGPCFHSFTVGINDDVTNLSIPVNEHFDVSPKNIRSCMFWGLGSDGTIGATKNSTKIIGHNAGLNAQSYFVYDSKKSGGVTCSHLRFGEDSCNMPWLINSADFVSCNQPSYIGKYDMLGPLKKGGTFVLNSDFGADKAFNHLTKDMQEFIIENDIKFYNIDALKIAQAAGLGTKINTVMQAIFFKLTGLIPEAEAIQLMKDAVKKTFIRKGQDIVDMNWACIDAAAAGLEEVKVPTSITESFVPPEFIPIKADTPDFIKDILRPVSLMKGDDIPVSKMSYDGVVPTGTAKYEKRGVAPSVPVWLDDNCIQCNQCVMACPHAAIRAAQITPADVAKAPAGFKTIKSTAKNENDLQFRIQVYSEDCTGCGVCVDVCPGKKKVKALELKALPEVMADGEVARTTYFDALPENFEGVNLNTFKGAQFRKPLFEFSGACAGCGETPYVKLMSQLFGNRIVAANATGCSSIYGGTFPAIPYTKDANGRGPAWGNSLFEDNAEYGFGMRLAVDSNRHLLKLKSEAVISAGTTPELTAALTKALENWTSKDDAQFYLQQEIEKLLPAAISAASGEVKEDLEIIKTHVDYFIDKSVWIIGGDGWAYDIGYSGVDHAVSNTKNINILVLDTEVYSNTGGQASKATPVGAVAKFANAGMRNDKKNMALMCMSYGHVYVGSISMGANRAQTQKVFEEAEAWDGPSIIFAYSPCIAHGINMAKSSTEMKRAVDAGYWPLFRYNPALPEGERFIWESKEPKDSYQDFIRSERRYTALEKTAPEQAEALFAEAEVNAKRRWDFYKKMGDIM; from the coding sequence ATGTCAGGAAAAAAAATGGTTGTTATGGATGGTAACCAGGCAGCAGCACACATTGCTTATGCATTTAGTGAAGTTGCAGCTATCTATCCAATTACTCCTTCATCCCCAATGGGTGAGTATTCAGACGCATGGTCTGCATTAGGTAGAAAGAACATTTTTGGTGATTCTGTTGAAATCATGGAAATGCAATCAGAAGCAGGGGCTGCTGGAGCTGTTCACGGTTCTTTAAGTGCAGGGGCTTTAACAAGTACTTTTACAGCTTCTCAGGGTCTTTTATTAATGATCCCAAACATGTACAAAATTGCTGGAGAGATGATCCCAACAGTATTTCATGTTTCAGCAAGATCTTTAGCAGCACAATCACTATCAATTTTTGGTGATCACGCAGACGTTATGGGTGCAAGACAGACTGGTTTTGCAATGACTGCAGCATCATCTATTCAAGAAACTATGGACTTAGCTTTAGTTGCTCACCTTGCAACTTTAGAATCTGAAGTTCCATTTTTAAGCTTCTTTGATGGTTTTAGAACTTCACATGAGTTCCAAACAGTTGAAGAGATCTCTTATGATGACATCAAGAAATTAGTTAACCCTGATTATATTGAAAGATTCAAAAAAAGAGGTATGAGACCAGAGCATCCTGTTGTTAAGGTTGCTGCTCAAAACCAGGATGTTTACTTCCAAGGTAGAGAGACTACAAATAAACACTACGAAGCAATTCCTGGAATTGTTCAAAAATATATGGACCAAGTTGGTGAGTTAACAGGTAGAAAGTATAACTTATTTGACTATGTTGGTGCAAAAGATGCTGAAAAAATCATAATTATTATGGGATCAGGTTGTGACACTGCAGATTTAGCAGTTCAATACCTTGTGAACAGAGGCGAAAAAGTAGGTGTTTTAAAAGTTAGATTATTTAAACCATTTAGTGTAAAAGCTTTTATTGATGCTATCCCTACTTCAGTAACAAAAATTGCTGTATTAGATAGAACAAAAGAGTGTGGTTCTTTAGGTGAGCCTTTATACCAAGATGTTGTAACTGCTTTTGCATCTAACGGTGGAAAAATGCCAACAATTATTGGTGGACGATATGGTCTATCATCAAAAGAGTTTACTCCTTCCGATGTTAAAGCTGTATTTGATCACTTAGATGGACCTTGTTTCCACAGCTTTACAGTTGGAATCAACGATGATGTTACAAACTTATCAATTCCAGTAAATGAGCACTTCGATGTATCTCCTAAAAACATTAGATCATGTATGTTCTGGGGTCTTGGGTCAGATGGTACTATCGGTGCAACTAAAAACTCAACTAAGATTATTGGTCACAACGCTGGACTAAATGCACAATCATACTTTGTTTATGACTCTAAAAAATCTGGTGGTGTTACTTGTTCTCACCTAAGATTTGGTGAAGACTCATGTAACATGCCTTGGTTAATTAACTCAGCTGACTTTGTATCTTGTAACCAACCATCATATATTGGTAAATACGATATGTTAGGACCTTTAAAGAAGGGTGGTACATTTGTATTAAACTCTGATTTTGGTGCGGACAAAGCATTTAACCATTTAACAAAAGATATGCAAGAGTTTATCATCGAAAATGATATTAAATTCTACAATATCGATGCATTAAAAATTGCTCAAGCTGCTGGTCTTGGTACAAAAATCAACACAGTTATGCAAGCAATTTTCTTTAAACTAACAGGTCTAATCCCTGAAGCAGAAGCTATTCAGTTAATGAAAGATGCTGTTAAGAAAACATTTATTAGAAAAGGTCAAGATATTGTAGATATGAACTGGGCTTGTATTGATGCAGCAGCTGCTGGATTAGAAGAAGTAAAAGTTCCAACATCAATTACAGAGTCTTTTGTACCACCTGAGTTTATTCCTATAAAAGCAGATACACCAGACTTTATCAAAGATATTTTAAGACCAGTTTCTTTAATGAAAGGTGATGATATTCCAGTATCTAAAATGTCCTATGATGGTGTTGTTCCAACAGGAACTGCAAAATATGAGAAACGTGGTGTAGCACCTTCTGTTCCTGTATGGTTAGATGATAACTGTATTCAGTGTAACCAGTGTGTTATGGCTTGTCCTCATGCTGCAATTAGAGCTGCTCAAATTACACCAGCAGATGTAGCGAAAGCTCCAGCAGGTTTCAAAACAATTAAATCAACAGCTAAAAACGAAAATGACCTACAGTTTAGAATCCAAGTTTACAGTGAAGACTGTACAGGTTGTGGTGTTTGTGTTGATGTTTGTCCTGGTAAGAAAAAAGTTAAAGCTCTTGAGCTTAAAGCACTTCCTGAAGTTATGGCTGATGGTGAAGTTGCAAGAACTACTTACTTTGATGCACTACCTGAAAACTTTGAAGGTGTTAACTTAAATACATTTAAAGGTGCACAATTCAGAAAACCTCTATTTGAGTTCTCTGGTGCTTGTGCTGGTTGTGGTGAGACTCCATACGTTAAGTTAATGTCTCAACTTTTTGGTAACAGAATTGTTGCTGCAAATGCTACAGGTTGTTCTTCTATCTATGGTGGTACATTCCCAGCTATTCCTTATACTAAGGATGCTAATGGACGTGGTCCAGCTTGGGGTAACTCACTATTCGAAGACAATGCAGAGTACGGTTTTGGTATGAGATTAGCTGTTGATTCAAACAGACACCTATTAAAACTTAAATCTGAAGCTGTAATTAGTGCTGGAACTACTCCAGAGTTAACTGCTGCTTTAACTAAGGCATTAGAAAACTGGACATCTAAAGATGATGCACAGTTCTACCTACAACAAGAGATCGAAAAATTATTACCTGCTGCAATTTCTGCTGCTAGTGGTGAAGTTAAAGAAGATCTTGAAATTATTAAAACTCACGTTGACTACTTCATCGATAAGTCTGTATGGATCATCGGTGGTGATGGTTGGGCATATGATATCGGTTACTCAGGTGTAGACCACGCTGTTTCAAATACTAAGAACATTAACATTCTTGTATTAGATACAGAGGTTTACTCTAACACTGGTGGTCAAGCTTCTAAAGCAACTCCAGTTGGAGCAGTTGCTAAGTTTGCTAACGCAGGTATGAGAAACGATAAAAAGAACATGGCACTTATGTGTATGAGTTATGGTCACGTTTATGTTGGTTCTATCTCTATGGGTGCTAACAGAGCTCAAACTCAGAAAGTATTTGAAGAAGCAGAAGCATGGGATGGTCCATCAATAATCTTCGCTTACTCTCCATGTATTGCCCACGGTATTAACATGGCTAAATCTTCAACTGAGATGAAGAGAGCTGTAGATGCTGGTTACTGGCCACTATTTAGATATAACCCAGCACTACCTGAAGGTGAAAGATTCATTTGGGAATCTAAAGAACCTAAAGATAGTTACCAGGACTTTATTAGAAGTGAAAGACGTTATACTGCATTAGAAAAAACTGCTCCTGAGCAGGCTGAAGCACTATTTGCTGAAGCAGAAGTTAATGCTAAGAGACGATGGGACTTCTATAAAAAGATGGGAGATATAATGTAA
- a CDS encoding DEAD/DEAH box helicase, whose product MEQSKFFEAFMKQKKSPVYNSRSRSSSKFYFALLRDDRGLYVKTVNKSLKERSVNGDSYSGDVRSTVNLYNDLKAKTKLIVDWSNPYSLIYLDSNPTFLDALLQMDNLIDENGNPIFPSNSTLPITLNIKEVDTFFSCSLTISDNEISNFITDRHVLIENRILSTISVGDSFKSIHELNTIIKTEELGQYLSITLSNFKNLKINYKNYTVKKLGECELNPSLVVESIDDSGFLTISTTFSYNDLITPEFYYKYRPSYLAYPNHKSCNIDLYDLVLSNVDVLDNLIKILFFLEESYSLKESFSIEESGVIINPDLAHIMFSSEIKIILDNFSIFGEKFLYKNRLKRSKPNLDLLLRSSIGYLEGSASLKIYGEDIPLYKAISSYEEKGYIQLNNNFKGIIDKGYIEKIKKVIRKTKGGIEVSFFDLPFIENELNCNISGNDFNKKLINYKESKTAISFNIDLSRFNGVLRDYQLNGVRWMLNLHQIGISGCLADDMGLGKTVQAIVLLLQILHSSKNRPILIVVPKSLLFNWESEIEKFTTDLTCYKYYGESRDIDLLKKSQIVITTYHTLRNDIELIKDIEFYYTILDEIQNIKNHTSGLAKSCFLLKSEYKLGISGTPVENNLGDLYSISRFLNPTLFGSFKRFKDEWSSPILNDESEVVTNILRNKIAPLFLRRLKDDVLDDLPPKTEQVIYVDMSEKQKSLYERTRKKYHESIKLKIREEGIDKSKLTIIKAFMELRQIATIPEYKSGGLLESPKKDLVLENLIETILNGHKVLIFSNFLAAIKELSLGLDHHKIDHRIITGATGQRERVVEEFMDDPNIKVLVMTLKTGGVGLNLTAADYVYIMDPWWNLAAENQAIDRTHRIGQKSSVFCYRFICRGSIEEKILELQKKKKTLFENLFSPSKSSIVEISDKEIDYLLG is encoded by the coding sequence ATGGAGCAATCTAAATTCTTTGAAGCTTTTATGAAGCAGAAAAAGTCTCCTGTATATAATAGTAGAAGTAGAAGTTCCAGTAAATTTTACTTTGCATTATTAAGGGATGATAGAGGCTTATATGTAAAAACTGTTAATAAATCTTTAAAAGAGAGAAGTGTTAATGGGGATAGCTATTCAGGTGATGTTAGGTCTACAGTTAATCTATATAACGATTTAAAGGCCAAAACAAAGCTGATTGTTGATTGGAGTAATCCATACTCTCTTATATATCTAGACTCTAACCCAACTTTTTTAGATGCACTGTTACAAATGGACAACTTAATAGATGAAAATGGAAACCCTATCTTTCCCAGTAATAGCACACTTCCTATTACTCTAAATATAAAAGAAGTAGATACCTTTTTTAGCTGTAGTTTAACAATATCAGATAATGAAATAAGTAACTTTATAACAGATAGACATGTTTTAATAGAAAACCGGATACTCTCTACTATATCTGTAGGAGATAGTTTTAAGTCTATCCATGAATTAAATACAATAATTAAAACCGAGGAGTTAGGTCAATACCTTAGTATTACACTTAGTAATTTTAAAAATTTAAAAATAAATTATAAAAACTACACAGTTAAAAAGTTAGGAGAGTGTGAATTAAACCCATCCTTAGTTGTTGAGAGTATCGATGATTCGGGGTTTCTAACAATATCAACAACATTTAGTTATAATGATCTAATAACCCCAGAATTTTATTATAAGTATAGGCCTTCTTATCTAGCTTATCCTAACCATAAAAGTTGTAATATTGATCTATACGATCTAGTTCTATCAAATGTAGATGTTTTAGATAACCTAATAAAGATACTATTTTTTTTAGAGGAGAGTTATAGCTTAAAAGAGTCCTTTAGTATAGAAGAGTCAGGAGTTATTATTAATCCAGATCTTGCCCACATAATGTTCTCCTCGGAGATTAAGATTATTCTTGATAACTTCTCTATATTTGGTGAGAAATTTTTATATAAAAATAGGTTAAAGCGTTCTAAACCAAACTTGGATCTGCTACTTAGAAGTTCTATTGGTTATTTAGAGGGTAGCGCTAGCCTTAAAATATACGGAGAGGATATCCCTCTATATAAGGCTATATCCTCCTATGAAGAGAAGGGTTATATTCAGCTAAATAATAACTTTAAGGGAATTATTGATAAGGGTTATATTGAGAAGATTAAAAAGGTTATTAGAAAAACTAAGGGTGGGATAGAGGTCTCATTCTTCGATCTACCATTTATTGAGAACGAGTTAAATTGTAATATTAGTGGTAACGATTTTAATAAAAAATTAATAAATTATAAAGAGTCTAAAACAGCTATATCTTTTAATATAGATCTTAGTAGGTTTAATGGAGTATTAAGGGATTATCAGTTAAATGGAGTTAGATGGATGTTAAATCTTCATCAGATTGGTATATCAGGTTGTTTAGCAGATGATATGGGGCTTGGTAAAACAGTACAAGCCATAGTTCTTTTACTTCAGATTTTACACTCTTCAAAAAATAGACCAATACTAATTGTGGTTCCTAAATCTCTTCTCTTTAACTGGGAGAGTGAGATAGAAAAATTCACAACAGACCTAACTTGTTATAAGTATTATGGTGAAAGTAGGGATATAGATCTTTTGAAAAAGTCCCAGATAGTTATAACTACATACCACACTCTTAGAAATGATATTGAATTAATTAAGGATATTGAATTCTATTATACAATTTTAGATGAGATACAAAATATAAAAAACCATACCTCTGGTTTAGCTAAGTCCTGCTTCCTTTTAAAAAGTGAGTATAAACTTGGCATAAGTGGTACTCCTGTGGAGAATAATCTTGGGGATTTATACTCTATTTCCAGGTTTCTAAACCCTACACTATTTGGGTCATTTAAGAGGTTTAAGGATGAGTGGTCAAGTCCTATATTAAATGACGAGAGTGAGGTTGTTACAAATATATTAAGAAATAAAATAGCTCCTCTCTTTTTACGGCGATTAAAAGATGATGTATTAGACGATCTACCACCTAAAACTGAACAAGTTATATATGTAGATATGAGCGAGAAGCAGAAGAGCTTATACGAAAGAACTAGAAAAAAGTACCATGAGAGCATAAAATTAAAGATACGTGAAGAGGGTATTGATAAGAGTAAATTAACAATTATCAAAGCATTTATGGAGCTTAGGCAGATAGCTACAATTCCTGAATATAAAAGTGGTGGCCTTTTAGAATCACCTAAAAAAGATCTTGTTTTAGAAAATTTAATTGAGACTATTTTAAATGGACATAAAGTCTTAATCTTCTCAAATTTCTTAGCAGCTATAAAAGAACTCTCCCTAGGCTTAGATCATCACAAAATTGATCACAGAATAATTACAGGGGCTACAGGCCAAAGAGAGAGAGTTGTTGAAGAGTTTATGGATGATCCAAATATTAAAGTTTTAGTTATGACACTTAAAACAGGAGGGGTTGGTCTGAATTTAACTGCAGCAGACTATGTCTATATAATGGACCCCTGGTGGAACCTTGCAGCTGAGAATCAAGCCATTGATAGAACCCATAGGATTGGCCAAAAAAGTTCAGTATTCTGTTATAGATTTATTTGTCGAGGAAGTATTGAGGAGAAAATCTTAGAGTTACAGAAGAAGAAAAAAACACTTTTTGAAAACCTCTTTAGTCCATCAAAAAGTAGCATTGTTGAAATTTCAGATAAGGAGATTGACTACCTCTTAGGTTAA
- a CDS encoding mechanosensitive ion channel family protein, translating into MKDVFQFIYKMLNTQIKLGDLSLPFNSIEILIKFALPIVVALIIYKLLKRWTRVSINKSKLKEEKKELVFERFKVVYRVLLLTFILLIFVNLFGTQINKYIIALGVVLTHPIVEGISITTIILVLPILYIGQIGGKVAQKFANRTLLSYIKIDQGTKQTIGAVAKNFTFFMIVLLGLTVIGIDLTILFGLFGVVGIGLGFGLQGVISNLFAGLVILTSKPVKVGDHIIVDGTEGNLKEIRFLNSVVSTITHESIIIPNSKLIDNPVHNFSFDDPSIIIKTTVQVSYNSDLDEVLDVLVKVGEACPYLLKTKTVTPRVISFDDSGITVGIICWIRNSSQKYDANSWLNLEVWRSFKTNNIEIPFPQVDLHLKKS; encoded by the coding sequence ATGAAAGATGTATTCCAATTTATATATAAAATGTTAAATACTCAGATTAAATTAGGGGATCTCTCCCTACCTTTTAACAGTATTGAAATTTTAATTAAGTTTGCTCTACCTATAGTTGTAGCCCTTATTATTTACAAGTTATTAAAACGCTGGACAAGGGTCTCTATTAATAAATCTAAACTTAAAGAAGAGAAGAAGGAACTGGTTTTCGAGAGGTTTAAAGTTGTTTATCGGGTACTACTTTTAACCTTTATTCTGCTTATCTTTGTTAACCTTTTTGGGACTCAAATTAATAAATATATAATTGCCTTAGGTGTAGTTTTAACCCATCCCATTGTAGAAGGAATTTCAATAACTACAATTATTTTAGTACTACCTATACTATACATAGGGCAGATAGGGGGTAAGGTTGCCCAGAAGTTTGCCAATAGAACTCTTTTATCATATATAAAGATAGATCAGGGTACTAAACAGACCATTGGAGCTGTTGCAAAAAACTTTACTTTTTTCATGATAGTTTTACTTGGTTTAACTGTAATAGGTATCGATTTAACTATTCTTTTTGGTCTTTTTGGAGTAGTTGGTATTGGTTTAGGTTTTGGGCTTCAGGGTGTTATCTCAAACCTATTTGCAGGCCTTGTAATTTTAACATCAAAGCCGGTTAAAGTAGGGGACCATATAATTGTTGATGGAACTGAGGGAAATTTAAAAGAGATTAGGTTTTTAAACTCTGTGGTAAGTACAATTACCCATGAATCAATTATTATTCCAAACTCCAAACTAATTGATAATCCTGTGCACAACTTCTCATTTGATGACCCAAGTATTATTATTAAGACAACAGTTCAGGTATCGTATAATTCTGATTTAGATGAAGTTTTAGATGTTTTGGTAAAGGTAGGAGAGGCGTGTCCCTATCTACTTAAAACCAAAACAGTTACCCCGAGGGTTATCTCATTTGATGACTCTGGAATAACTGTTGGTATAATATGTTGGATTAGAAACTCTTCCCAAAAATATGATGCAAACTCATGGTTAAATCTAGAGGTGTGGAGATCATTTAAGACAAACAATATAGAGATACCATTCCCTCAGGTTGATCTGCATTTAAAGAAGAGTTAG